The following are from one region of the Salicibibacter kimchii genome:
- a CDS encoding TasA family protein gives MGIKKQLGMGVTTAVLGLTLIGGGTFAYFSDSEETNATFAAGTLDLTAEPTEVINVDNMAPGDSMTRDFELQNTGSLDIDTVTLETDYESSYVDGDDFGEHIEVEFLYNVNNLDEVIYQTTLADLQDMSPEAINEHIFYPAIGDDGLAAGESHDFVVQFNFLDNGEDQNHLQDAWLDLEWTFISTQGDGEEI, from the coding sequence ATGGGCATCAAAAAGCAGTTGGGCATGGGTGTGACGACAGCAGTACTCGGATTAACGCTAATCGGTGGAGGTACATTCGCTTACTTTAGCGATAGCGAAGAAACAAACGCAACATTCGCGGCAGGTACGCTGGATTTAACGGCGGAACCGACGGAGGTCATTAATGTGGATAATATGGCTCCGGGAGATTCGATGACTCGCGACTTTGAGCTGCAAAACACCGGTTCACTTGACATAGACACGGTGACTTTGGAAACCGACTACGAGTCTTCGTATGTTGATGGTGATGATTTCGGTGAACATATCGAAGTGGAATTCCTTTATAACGTAAATAACCTTGATGAAGTCATTTATCAAACCACACTCGCTGATTTGCAGGACATGTCGCCGGAAGCGATCAATGAACATATTTTCTATCCCGCCATTGGCGATGATGGCTTGGCTGCCGGAGAATCTCATGATTTTGTCGTTCAGTTTAACTTTTTGGATAACGGAGAAGATCAAAATCATCTCCAAGACGCTTGGTTAGATCTTGAGTGGACGTTTATTTCCACACAAGGTGATGGAGAAGAAATATAA
- the sipW gene encoding signal peptidase I SipW: MKKVISGVTTSVLFILLIVTVLAVISNQAADGEPNVFGYQLKTVLSGSMVPEFQTGSIIAIEPIEEPTQFEKGDVITYINPDDNLVTHRVHEVMNDDQQYITKGDNNNAADSEPVLAENVVGQYTGFTVPYAGYVANFATSPEGALFLLVVPGALLFGYSIIIISRALRQIETPDEKEPDSQ, encoded by the coding sequence ATGAAGAAGGTCATTAGTGGTGTGACAACGTCCGTTCTATTTATATTACTGATCGTAACGGTACTCGCGGTGATTTCGAACCAGGCGGCTGATGGAGAGCCAAATGTGTTTGGCTATCAATTAAAAACAGTTTTATCCGGTTCCATGGTGCCGGAATTCCAAACAGGATCCATCATCGCGATCGAACCGATCGAGGAGCCGACCCAATTTGAGAAAGGAGATGTCATCACCTATATCAATCCTGATGACAATCTCGTTACCCATAGAGTTCACGAAGTTATGAACGATGACCAGCAATATATAACCAAAGGGGATAACAACAACGCCGCGGATTCTGAACCGGTGCTTGCAGAAAATGTTGTCGGGCAATATACCGGGTTCACCGTTCCGTATGCAGGATATGTCGCTAATTTTGCCACTTCGCCGGAAGGCGCGCTTTTCTTACTGGTTGTACCCGGTGCTTTACTTTTCGGCTATTCGATCATCATCATCTCCCGTGCGCTAAGGCAAATTGAAACCCCTGATGAAAAAGAACCGGACAGTCAATAA
- a CDS encoding glycerophosphodiester phosphodiesterase — translation MPMTKIFGHRGARGSYPENTLLGFQKAIEEGVDGLEIDVHMTADGEIVVIHDEQLERTTNGEGYVKDLTLEQIKQYSAGSRFSYFRSYEESWDLEKVPSLLEVLELLEPYDIELNIELKTNRVNYKGIEEKVLALVQQYGGDRKVIYSSFHLPTLLRLKALDETADIALLNREISHPDDYIKTLELEGIHPDVNTVLSNVHQWRGMFGDLRVWTVNESNKIKQLLDLNVNAIITDCPAKAVFIKSERMSYA, via the coding sequence ATGCCAATGACAAAAATTTTTGGTCACCGCGGAGCGCGAGGAAGCTATCCGGAAAACACATTGCTCGGTTTCCAAAAGGCGATTGAAGAAGGTGTTGATGGATTGGAAATTGACGTTCATATGACCGCTGATGGGGAAATTGTCGTCATTCACGATGAACAGCTGGAACGGACGACGAATGGGGAAGGCTATGTGAAAGATCTAACCCTTGAACAAATAAAACAGTACAGTGCCGGTTCCCGTTTTTCATATTTTCGAAGTTACGAAGAATCTTGGGATCTTGAGAAGGTTCCTTCATTGCTAGAGGTCCTTGAACTGCTAGAGCCATACGATATCGAATTAAATATTGAATTGAAAACTAATCGAGTGAATTATAAAGGAATTGAAGAAAAAGTGCTCGCACTTGTCCAACAATATGGGGGAGACCGAAAAGTCATCTATTCTTCGTTTCATCTGCCTACATTACTTCGGCTTAAAGCGTTGGATGAAACGGCAGATATTGCCCTGCTTAACCGAGAGATTTCACATCCCGATGATTATATAAAAACCCTGGAATTAGAAGGGATACATCCTGATGTAAACACTGTATTATCAAACGTCCATCAATGGAGAGGCATGTTTGGCGATTTACGCGTTTGGACGGTAAATGAAAGCAATAAGATTAAACAGCTTCTAGATCTGAATGTGAATGCAATCATCACGGATTGCCCGGCAAAAGCTGTCTTCATAAAAAGTGAACGGATGTCTTACGCCTAA
- the phnD gene encoding phosphate/phosphite/phosphonate ABC transporter substrate-binding protein, with protein sequence MEKIKQTKLVLFSFFMSIMFVLAACAEENGSDEASSDSESDNGEAANETTEAEGEVEEGTDEWPDELVMGVIPSEEETEVSQRVELFGEELGENLGIDVEVFMGTDYNAIIEGMDNEHVDIAFLGPFAYILAEERSDAEVFAIGAEGEDDITYQSAFIVPENSEAEELADLEGQDFAFVDPASTSGHIFPRAAVIEEIGVTNDEVEDFFGNVSFSGGHDTSILSVINEDVDGAAIATDVMEAMLDQGQVSEDDFKIINASDDIPRGPDAYRAELPEDLKEEIEAFYFDYQDEQFFEERGISGFYPIDDEAYDIVRQTSGDLGMSPEELLD encoded by the coding sequence ATGGAAAAAATTAAACAGACAAAACTGGTCCTTTTTTCATTTTTCATGTCAATAATGTTTGTTCTGGCCGCATGTGCAGAAGAAAATGGGTCAGATGAAGCATCTTCTGATTCTGAGTCTGATAATGGTGAGGCTGCAAATGAAACTACAGAAGCTGAGGGAGAAGTTGAAGAAGGTACTGATGAATGGCCTGACGAACTTGTCATGGGCGTTATCCCTTCTGAAGAAGAGACGGAAGTGTCCCAGCGTGTAGAATTGTTTGGTGAAGAATTAGGAGAAAATTTGGGCATTGATGTAGAAGTGTTTATGGGGACAGACTATAACGCCATCATTGAAGGAATGGATAATGAACATGTTGATATCGCATTCTTAGGTCCTTTCGCCTATATTCTGGCAGAAGAACGCAGTGATGCTGAAGTGTTCGCCATCGGTGCGGAAGGTGAAGATGATATTACTTATCAAAGTGCATTTATTGTGCCGGAAAATTCAGAGGCTGAAGAGCTCGCTGATCTTGAAGGGCAAGACTTTGCATTTGTAGACCCTGCATCCACTTCAGGACATATTTTTCCTCGCGCAGCCGTTATTGAAGAAATAGGCGTTACAAATGATGAAGTCGAGGATTTCTTTGGTAACGTCAGTTTTTCAGGAGGTCATGATACTTCTATTTTATCGGTAATCAATGAAGATGTAGATGGAGCGGCAATAGCAACAGATGTGATGGAAGCTATGCTTGATCAAGGTCAAGTGAGCGAGGATGATTTCAAGATTATTAATGCTTCCGATGATATTCCGCGTGGGCCTGACGCTTATCGAGCGGAGCTTCCAGAAGATCTTAAAGAAGAAATCGAAGCTTTTTATTTTGATTATCAGGATGAGCAGTTTTTTGAGGAACGAGGCATCAGCGGTTTCTATCCTATTGATGACGAAGCCTATGACATCGTGCGTCAAACATCGGGAGATCTGGGGATGAGTCCTGAAGAATTATTAGATTAA
- a CDS encoding phosphate/phosphite/phosphonate ABC transporter substrate-binding protein — protein sequence MKKFHLRSFALAGLLLMGTACESETSGEQSDDQEAQGSSEEASADEGEGSAEQDDWPDPLVYGILPSEDEQELSDEYEPLAGYLSDELGVDVEFHVGTDYNAMIEAMANDHIHVAHYGPFSYVLANERSGGEAFAMGIETEGEETYQSNIVTLEDSDIESVEDLEGSDIAFVDPASTSGHLFPMAHLVNTLDSSMEEVESMFENVTFAGGHDTAMLALLNGDVDAAGVGDFIVDDVEHENIDRVQIVDETDEIPHGPETVQSDLPESLKEAVAEAFLTMDEDPEVEDFLEDRDNQAGFIEVEDSTYDIIRETSDALEMSPEELME from the coding sequence GTGAAAAAATTTCATTTGCGTTCTTTTGCTTTGGCCGGACTTTTGTTAATGGGAACAGCTTGTGAATCCGAGACAAGCGGGGAGCAGTCAGACGACCAAGAAGCACAAGGTTCGAGTGAAGAAGCCTCTGCCGATGAAGGAGAAGGATCAGCAGAACAAGATGATTGGCCGGATCCTTTAGTCTATGGCATTTTGCCTTCAGAGGATGAGCAGGAACTATCGGACGAATATGAACCGTTAGCCGGCTATCTATCTGATGAACTCGGTGTAGACGTTGAATTTCACGTCGGTACTGACTACAACGCGATGATTGAAGCCATGGCCAATGATCATATCCACGTGGCGCATTATGGGCCATTTTCCTATGTGCTTGCCAATGAGCGCTCAGGTGGAGAAGCTTTTGCCATGGGGATCGAAACTGAGGGAGAGGAGACGTATCAATCCAATATTGTGACGTTGGAAGACAGCGACATTGAATCAGTCGAGGATCTTGAAGGGAGTGACATCGCCTTTGTCGATCCGGCTTCTACGTCAGGTCATTTATTTCCGATGGCCCATTTGGTCAATACATTAGACAGTAGCATGGAAGAAGTGGAATCTATGTTTGAGAATGTGACTTTCGCTGGAGGGCATGATACAGCCATGCTCGCGCTATTAAATGGGGATGTGGACGCCGCAGGCGTTGGCGATTTTATCGTTGATGATGTCGAGCACGAAAATATTGATCGGGTTCAGATTGTCGATGAGACCGACGAGATTCCCCATGGGCCGGAAACAGTTCAAAGTGATCTTCCTGAAAGTTTAAAAGAGGCGGTAGCCGAGGCGTTTTTAACAATGGATGAAGACCCGGAAGTGGAAGATTTCTTGGAGGACCGAGATAACCAAGCAGGATTCATTGAAGTAGAAGACAGTACTTACGATATCATACGTGAGACATCTGATGCTTTGGAAATGTCTCCGGAAGAGCTAATGGAATAA
- the phnE gene encoding phosphonate ABC transporter, permease protein PhnE: protein MSEMKKEKNQTTQHLIITVAAVLFFFSLFQLDVISETFLASFDGLLGITSTMFPPTIDEPIDIFGAAVESLQVAIMGTVFGILFSIFLAAFAARNLAPHWSISYAVKAFAAFVRAVPALIWALLFIVAVGLGPTPGILALAVNSIGMLVKIYAESIEEIDESVLDAVKATGASKFQVIMQGVVPMLLSTFISWSVFRFDINIRYAAVLGVVGAGGIGWELVRASRMLAYDQMLAITLVIFGMILAVEMLTRFMKGRAIQVNAKASS from the coding sequence ATGAGTGAAATGAAAAAAGAAAAAAATCAAACCACGCAACATCTGATCATTACAGTGGCAGCTGTATTATTTTTCTTCAGTCTGTTCCAACTGGACGTCATTTCAGAAACTTTTTTGGCATCCTTTGATGGTCTGCTAGGCATTACGTCTACGATGTTTCCCCCGACTATAGACGAACCTATTGATATTTTCGGGGCAGCTGTGGAGTCGTTGCAAGTTGCCATTATGGGTACGGTGTTCGGCATTCTATTCTCTATATTCCTCGCGGCGTTCGCGGCTAGGAATTTAGCGCCTCATTGGTCCATAAGTTACGCTGTCAAAGCGTTTGCGGCATTCGTAAGGGCTGTACCCGCATTAATTTGGGCGCTCCTGTTCATCGTTGCCGTAGGGCTTGGCCCAACACCCGGGATATTGGCTCTTGCGGTTAACAGTATTGGGATGTTGGTGAAAATATATGCCGAATCGATCGAAGAAATTGATGAGAGTGTGCTTGATGCAGTCAAAGCAACCGGGGCATCCAAGTTTCAAGTCATTATGCAAGGTGTTGTGCCGATGCTCCTCAGTACATTTATTTCCTGGTCGGTCTTTCGTTTTGACATCAATATTCGTTATGCTGCCGTTCTTGGCGTTGTTGGCGCAGGCGGGATTGGCTGGGAGCTTGTGAGGGCCTCAAGAATGCTTGCATATGACCAAATGCTCGCCATCACACTCGTAATATTCGGGATGATTTTGGCGGTAGAGATGTTGACGCGTTTTATGAAAGGCCGTGCGATACAAGTCAATGCAAAAGCGAGTAGCTAA
- the phnE gene encoding phosphonate ABC transporter, permease protein PhnE, with protein MSRSVEDILERPLKLPPRTENNDLLGMYKDWQRRKNMVRKNRAWILGIIFLVVAWSWYATEFTLLYLISGAGNIAAFIATDLFPPDLSSIPMFIGPALETLYMSYAGMVISAVISLILAFLIARNTTFHPIISFVCRSIVTFLRAVPALVWGIILVSAIGLGPFAGMVAVALSGVGILGKAFSDIVEEIDMDQVGAVKATGANWFQVVGQGVWPQFKTGFVGWSLYKLDLNIREAAVLGMVGAGGIGLVLERSISLFQYQEAAMGILMIFALILLVEFTTAKIRERIL; from the coding sequence ATGAGCAGATCCGTAGAAGATATTTTAGAACGGCCACTGAAATTGCCGCCGCGTACGGAAAATAATGATCTTCTTGGAATGTATAAGGATTGGCAGCGCAGAAAGAACATGGTGCGAAAAAATCGCGCGTGGATTTTGGGCATTATATTCCTGGTGGTCGCCTGGTCATGGTATGCAACCGAATTTACACTTCTCTATTTGATTTCGGGTGCCGGCAATATCGCTGCATTTATTGCGACGGATTTATTCCCGCCTGATTTATCCAGCATTCCCATGTTCATAGGCCCTGCTCTGGAAACATTGTATATGAGTTATGCAGGGATGGTGATTTCGGCGGTCATTTCTTTGATTTTAGCTTTTTTGATTGCTCGCAATACGACGTTCCACCCCATCATTTCTTTTGTCTGCCGCTCTATTGTCACGTTTTTGCGGGCAGTGCCAGCGCTTGTGTGGGGGATCATTCTTGTTTCTGCGATTGGCCTTGGTCCTTTTGCCGGGATGGTCGCCGTTGCGCTTTCAGGCGTCGGCATTTTAGGCAAAGCATTCTCCGATATTGTCGAAGAAATCGATATGGATCAGGTGGGGGCAGTGAAAGCGACAGGTGCCAACTGGTTTCAAGTCGTCGGGCAAGGCGTATGGCCGCAGTTTAAGACCGGTTTTGTTGGATGGTCATTATACAAGCTTGATTTAAATATCCGTGAGGCTGCCGTTCTCGGGATGGTTGGTGCCGGTGGGATCGGACTTGTCCTGGAAAGAAGCATCAGTCTCTTTCAATACCAAGAAGCGGCGATGGGCATCTTAATGATTTTCGCCTTGATTTTACTTGTAGAATTCACCACTGCAAAAATTAGGGAGAGAATACTATGA
- the phnC gene encoding phosphonate ABC transporter ATP-binding protein yields MTETVLELRDVKKVFPDGTEALKGITSTVKKGELISIIGSSGAGKSTLLRSINRLNDPTGGEILFQGKNILSFKRRNLRQYRRHMGMIFQGYNLVKRSSVVQNVLHGRLGYMNTLTGGFGRFSKEDSLYALEVLSRVGLKDQAFKRADELSGGQQQRVGIARAIAQNPDILLADEPIASLDPNSSWNVMNYLKEISKEDEITTIVNLHQVDFAREFADRIIGVKAGEIVFDGPPAHLTERKTQMIYTTS; encoded by the coding sequence TTGACGGAAACTGTTTTGGAATTACGCGACGTGAAGAAAGTTTTCCCAGATGGTACGGAAGCGTTAAAAGGCATTACATCTACAGTAAAAAAAGGAGAACTGATTTCCATCATTGGTTCGAGTGGCGCGGGAAAAAGCACGCTTTTGCGTTCGATCAACCGTCTCAACGACCCCACTGGAGGGGAAATTCTGTTTCAAGGGAAAAATATTTTATCTTTTAAGAGAAGGAATCTACGCCAGTATCGTCGCCATATGGGGATGATTTTTCAAGGCTACAATTTAGTCAAAAGATCAAGTGTGGTCCAGAATGTGCTGCATGGAAGACTTGGATACATGAACACATTAACCGGTGGATTTGGGCGTTTTAGTAAGGAAGATTCGCTCTATGCTTTGGAAGTATTGTCAAGAGTCGGTCTCAAAGATCAAGCATTCAAGCGGGCAGATGAATTAAGCGGCGGTCAGCAACAACGGGTAGGTATCGCCCGCGCCATTGCCCAAAACCCTGATATCTTGTTGGCGGACGAGCCGATCGCCAGTCTCGATCCAAATTCCTCATGGAATGTCATGAATTATTTAAAGGAAATTTCAAAAGAGGATGAAATCACGACAATAGTGAATTTACATCAAGTGGATTTTGCCAGAGAATTCGCTGATCGTATCATCGGTGTTAAAGCAGGGGAAATTGTTTTTGATGGACCACCGGCGCATCTCACGGAACGAAAGACTCAAATGATTTACACCACTTCTTAG
- a CDS encoding sugar phosphate isomerase/epimerase family protein, producing MVLDVGVSISAYDEAADMERLQLKLKKIESLGFQAVEIPVQGMQLLKNGVLNMERLSQYKEILQLFNLQYALHLPDYLDLSRPTDPQVEKDILFASIDVAEELGVRTLVYHPVRFIGEEQFLHSQSWPVFNAEEKEKILFEERQILTAAGEQAKKSNLVIGMENMRPFLDRSDYCYAVNPGLLVGQVSEINHSHVGLTLDVGHLHIATNMYNLDFKEQLMLMAPYLVHLHIHDNFGKACFSTEKNQHELIPQGRGDMHAPIGSGSVPFDLVLEWLPDTYNGMMIHELRSLYEGRWSEIASELSKDSARFTQ from the coding sequence ATGGTTCTGGATGTAGGCGTAAGCATTTCTGCATATGACGAAGCGGCTGATATGGAACGATTACAGTTGAAACTGAAAAAAATTGAATCTCTAGGTTTCCAAGCTGTTGAAATACCCGTGCAAGGGATGCAGCTTCTAAAAAACGGCGTGTTGAATATGGAACGGCTATCCCAATATAAAGAGATTCTCCAACTATTTAATCTTCAATATGCTTTGCATCTTCCGGATTATTTAGATCTCAGCCGTCCTACAGACCCTCAAGTAGAAAAAGATATTTTATTTGCTTCCATCGATGTCGCAGAAGAACTTGGTGTACGTACACTTGTTTACCACCCAGTCCGTTTTATTGGTGAAGAGCAATTTTTGCACTCACAATCCTGGCCTGTATTCAATGCTGAGGAAAAAGAGAAGATTCTTTTTGAAGAACGGCAAATCCTCACAGCTGCCGGCGAACAAGCAAAAAAATCAAACCTTGTCATCGGTATGGAAAATATGCGTCCGTTTCTTGACCGATCGGACTATTGTTATGCGGTGAACCCCGGTTTGCTTGTGGGGCAAGTGAGTGAGATCAATCATTCCCATGTGGGGTTGACTTTAGACGTTGGTCACCTTCACATAGCAACGAATATGTACAACCTCGACTTCAAAGAACAGCTGATGTTAATGGCTCCCTACCTTGTGCATCTTCATATTCATGACAACTTTGGCAAAGCTTGTTTCTCAACGGAGAAAAACCAACACGAACTTATCCCTCAGGGTAGGGGTGATATGCACGCGCCTATTGGTTCAGGGAGTGTACCGTTTGATTTAGTCTTAGAATGGCTTCCCGATACTTACAACGGGATGATGATCCATGAGCTTCGCTCTCTCTATGAAGGCCGATGGAGCGAAATAGCGTCGGAATTATCAAAAGACAGCGCTAGATTTACACAATGA
- a CDS encoding alpha-D-ribose 1-methylphosphonate 5-triphosphate diphosphatase, which produces MHTGTRRIINGNIVTPNEVIIGGSIEMENGIITDVLPHSRVRSLASDDIDAHANWIIPGIIDTHSDAIEKEIQPRPSSLFSAKQAFMELEKKLVLQGITTMYHSLSLREHKSGKQRSNETVVQLLEDINEMKQHPRLINHKTHIRFEITNVKAIPIVREWLESRKMDQLSFTDHTPGQGQYRNREELKSYLMGTQQMTEQEAFQWMDMYLELEKIDQQHLREIADIALRQNIPLASHDDDTLEKIEAAKKWHASISEFPITLDIAQAAKEAGLYVVLGAPNIILGGSHNNNLSALEALKSGAVDVLCSDYYPPAMLQAAFYLYKQGFLSIPESINLISYNPAKALGITENVGALQPGLDADILIVNDNNAYPAVERTILKGSTVGQLTYQPTKQLTKG; this is translated from the coding sequence ATGCATACAGGTACCAGGCGTATTATTAATGGAAATATTGTCACGCCCAACGAAGTGATCATCGGTGGTTCCATTGAAATGGAAAATGGGATCATCACCGATGTTCTTCCCCATTCCCGCGTACGTTCACTCGCATCTGACGATATCGATGCGCATGCCAACTGGATTATACCAGGGATTATAGATACACATAGTGACGCGATAGAGAAGGAAATTCAACCGAGACCAAGCAGTTTATTTTCCGCTAAGCAAGCGTTTATGGAATTGGAAAAAAAACTGGTGCTCCAAGGCATTACGACAATGTATCATTCGTTAAGCTTAAGAGAACATAAATCAGGTAAACAAAGAAGCAATGAGACGGTTGTACAACTTCTGGAAGACATCAATGAAATGAAACAACATCCACGCTTGATCAACCATAAAACGCATATCCGTTTTGAGATCACAAACGTCAAAGCGATTCCGATTGTGCGTGAGTGGCTGGAATCACGCAAGATGGATCAATTATCTTTTACGGATCATACGCCGGGACAAGGGCAATACCGCAATCGTGAAGAGCTAAAAAGCTATCTCATGGGCACCCAACAGATGACCGAACAGGAAGCATTTCAATGGATGGATATGTACCTTGAGTTAGAAAAAATAGATCAACAGCACTTGCGGGAAATCGCAGACATCGCCCTTCGTCAAAATATACCGCTCGCCTCACACGATGATGATACGTTGGAAAAAATTGAAGCAGCCAAGAAATGGCATGCTTCGATTAGTGAATTTCCCATAACGCTGGACATTGCCCAAGCGGCAAAAGAAGCCGGATTGTACGTTGTACTGGGCGCTCCGAACATCATTCTTGGGGGGTCTCACAACAACAATTTATCAGCACTTGAAGCTCTGAAAAGCGGCGCAGTTGATGTTCTTTGTTCGGATTACTATCCGCCTGCGATGCTGCAAGCTGCTTTTTACTTGTACAAACAAGGTTTTCTCTCGATCCCGGAATCTATCAATTTGATCAGCTATAATCCCGCAAAAGCCCTAGGCATTACAGAAAACGTAGGCGCCTTACAGCCTGGTTTGGATGCGGACATTTTGATCGTCAATGACAACAACGCATACCCTGCTGTGGAACGCACGATTTTAAAAGGGTCCACCGTTGGCCAATTGACTTATCAGCCAACAAAACAATTAACAAAGGGGTAA
- a CDS encoding phosphonate C-P lyase system protein PhnL, protein MLKVEGLCKRFSINNGKTIEPIQDLHFSLEESASIGIAGPSGSGKSSILKCLHRTYLSTQGSIWYDSMLYGWVNLAEASERQIIKIRTYELSYVSQFLRVIPRVSCLDIVAGEIYPMIENMEAARIQAKDILQRLGIPEKLWSLYPATFSGGEKQRINLAKSLIKKPRLLLLDEPTASLDESMKEKVVELLLEMKNEGTVIIGVFHDWETMNAIVDHVLDLTPSAASQ, encoded by the coding sequence ATGCTTAAGGTTGAGGGACTATGCAAACGATTTTCAATTAATAATGGCAAGACGATTGAGCCGATTCAAGATCTTCATTTCTCGCTAGAGGAATCAGCATCTATTGGCATTGCCGGCCCAAGTGGGAGTGGTAAATCGTCAATTTTAAAATGTCTGCATCGAACGTATTTATCCACACAAGGAAGTATATGGTACGACTCTATGCTTTATGGGTGGGTGAATCTTGCAGAAGCAAGTGAGAGACAAATAATTAAGATACGTACCTATGAACTTAGCTATGTGAGCCAGTTTTTGCGTGTCATTCCACGCGTTTCTTGCTTGGACATTGTAGCGGGCGAGATTTATCCAATGATTGAAAATATGGAAGCGGCTAGAATTCAGGCAAAAGATATTTTGCAGAGATTAGGCATTCCTGAAAAATTATGGTCGTTGTACCCGGCAACCTTTAGCGGGGGAGAGAAACAAAGAATCAATCTGGCTAAATCACTGATTAAAAAGCCCCGCCTGCTGTTATTAGACGAACCGACAGCTTCACTGGATGAAAGTATGAAAGAGAAGGTCGTAGAGTTGTTACTGGAAATGAAAAACGAGGGGACAGTAATCATTGGTGTTTTTCATGATTGGGAAACGATGAACGCTATTGTCGATCATGTTTTGGATTTGACGCCATCTGCTGCCAGTCAATAG
- a CDS encoding ATP-binding cassette domain-containing protein, whose translation MSLTERPLLCIRQFYKKYGEGCPFCTSSEHENPYMEGNRCLECRTVWACKDLNFDLYQGEILGIVGESGSGKSTLVKSLFLNEEPTYGEMYVASYQDGKQNVFHCSNQTKRYLQNHELGMVDQNPYHGLRMDYSSGGNIAEKLIAADYSHVGQMVERAEELLEKVEIPVSRMNEPPRTFSGGMQQRVQISKALANQPPLLLLDEITTGLDLSVQARVLDLIRTIQQALKVSMIVISHDLSVIRMLTDRTLVLNQGRIVEDGLTDQILEDPQHEYTQLLVHSLL comes from the coding sequence ATGTCCCTTACAGAACGTCCGCTGCTGTGCATCCGTCAATTTTATAAAAAGTATGGTGAAGGATGTCCCTTTTGCACAAGCAGTGAGCACGAGAACCCGTATATGGAGGGAAATCGATGCCTTGAATGTCGAACGGTCTGGGCGTGCAAAGACTTGAATTTTGATTTATATCAAGGGGAAATTCTAGGCATTGTCGGCGAAAGCGGGTCTGGAAAAAGCACATTGGTTAAGTCTTTATTTCTCAATGAAGAACCTACATACGGAGAGATGTATGTAGCTTCTTATCAGGACGGAAAGCAAAATGTTTTCCATTGCTCTAATCAAACGAAAAGATATCTTCAAAACCATGAATTAGGGATGGTTGACCAGAATCCTTATCATGGTTTGAGAATGGACTATTCCAGCGGCGGAAACATTGCTGAAAAATTAATCGCTGCGGATTACAGTCATGTGGGGCAAATGGTAGAACGTGCCGAAGAGCTGCTGGAGAAAGTTGAGATTCCAGTAAGCCGGATGAATGAACCTCCCCGGACTTTCAGTGGCGGGATGCAGCAACGTGTGCAAATTTCAAAAGCCCTTGCCAATCAACCCCCATTATTGTTACTGGATGAGATTACCACTGGATTGGATCTTTCCGTACAGGCGCGCGTACTCGATTTGATCCGTACGATCCAGCAGGCATTAAAGGTTTCAATGATTGTTATTTCCCATGATCTTAGTGTCATTCGCATGCTAACTGATCGAACATTAGTACTTAACCAAGGACGAATTGTGGAAGATGGACTGACCGACCAGATCTTGGAAGATCCTCAGCATGAATACACGCAACTTCTCGTCCATTCGTTATTATAG